One genomic region from Anguilla rostrata isolate EN2019 chromosome 2, ASM1855537v3, whole genome shotgun sequence encodes:
- the LOC135247961 gene encoding neurexophilin-1: MRSNRGFLLLLLNGTTCLLALGQEEPSLGHKVPSSEQAKTVGVLRGQSLSPLGRWMLHTKSRAANTTALELPYRSPVPFSKQEFWEMLGSDLRPDASPSRVKRRPIVKTGKFKKMFGWGDFYSNIKTVRLNLLITGKIVDHGNGTFSVYFRHNSTGQGNISVSLVPPVKAVEFDLERQSVVYPKDSKIFNCRVDYEKVDRNKKTSLCNYDPSKTCFQEQTQSHVSWICSKPFKVICIYISFYSTDYRLVQKVCPDYNYHNEMPYLPSG; the protein is encoded by the coding sequence CTCGCTCTTGGACAGGAAGAACCCTCCTTGGGACACAAGGTCCCCTCCAGTGAGCAGGCTAAGACAGTCGGTGTCCTGAGAGGGCAGAGCCTCTCACCCCTGGGCCGCTGGATGCTGCATACCAAGAGCCGGGCGGCCAACACCACAGCACTGGAGCTGCCCTACCGATCCCCGGTGCCCTTCTCCAAGCAGGAGTTCTGGGAGATGCTGGGCAGCGACCTGCGGCCAGACGCCAGCCCCTCGAGGGTCAAGCGACGCCCCATCGTCAAGACGGGCAAGTTCAAGAAGATGTTTGGCTGGGGGGACTTCTACTCCAACATCAAGACAGTGCGGCTCAACCTACTTATCACGGGCAAGATAGTGGACCATGGCAATGGCACCTTCAGTGTGTACTTCCGCCACAACTCCACCGGTCAAGGCAACATCTCTGTCAGCCTGGTGCCGCCTGTCAAGGCCGTGGAGTTTGACCTGGAGAGGCAGAGTGTGGTCTACCCCAAGGACTCCAAGATCTTCAACTGTCGGGTGGACTACGAGAAGGTGGACCGCAACAAGAAGACCTCACTCTGCAACTACGACCCGTCCAAGACCTGCTTCCAGGAGCAGACTCAGAGCCACGTCTCCTGGATCTGCTCCAAGCCCTTCAAGGTCATCTGCATCTATATCTCCTTCTACAGCACGGACTACCGCCTGGTCCAGAAGGTCTGCCCTGACTACAACTACCATAATGAGATGCCCTACCTGCCCTCAGGGTAG